The following is a genomic window from Anopheles ziemanni chromosome X unlocalized genomic scaffold, idAnoZiCoDA_A2_x.2 X_unloc_52, whole genome shotgun sequence.
gtgatgtctcccctcatacctgattttactaaaaaaccatcgcatcttctcgctctcgacgggatgttgttggactctgcataacgtttccaaaacttattagttttgcgagattggtttgatacagcctgagctacgcttgattttgtgttttttacggtaccgaaaaccggctcaacggggccaaaatcagtgatgtctcccctcatacctgattttactaaaaaaccatagcatcttctcgctctcgacgggatgttgttggactccgcataacgtttccaaaacttatttgttttgcgagattggtttgatacagcctgagctacgcaaggttttgtgttttttacggtactgaaaactggctcaacggggccaaaatcagtgatgtctcccctcatacctgattttactaaaaaaccatcgcatcttctcgctctcgacgggatgttgttggactccgcataacgtttccaaaacttatttgttttgcaagattggtttgatacagcctgagctacgcttgattttgtgttttttacggtaccgaaaaccggctcaacggggtccaaatcagtgatgtctcccctcatacctgatttgactaaaaaaccatcggatcttctcgctctcgacgggatgttgttggactccgcataacgttttcaaaacttatttgttttgcgagattgggttgatacagcctgagctacgcttgattttgtgttttttacggtaccgaaaaccggctcaacggggtccaaatcagtgatgtctcccctcatacctgattttactaaaaaaccatcgcatcttctcgctctcgacgggatgttgttggactccgcataacgtttccaaaacttatttgttttgcgagattggtttgatacagcctgagctacgcttgttttgtgttttttacggtactgaaaaccggctgaacggggccaaaatcagtgatgtctcccctcatacctgattttactaaaaaaccatcgcatcttctcgctctcgacgggatgttgttggactccgcataacgtttccaaaacttatttgttttgcgagattggtttgatacagcctgagctacgcaaggttttgtgttttttacggtaccgaaaaccggctcaacggggtccaaatcagtgatgtctcccctcatacctgattttactaaaaaaccatcgcatcttctcgctctcgacgggatgttgttggactccgcataacgtttccaaaacttatttattttgcgagattggtttgatacagcctgagctacgcttgattttgtgttttttacggtaccgaaaaccggctcaacggggccaaaatcagtgatgtctcccctcataccttattttactaaaaaaccatcgcatcttctcgctctcgacgggatgttgttggactccgcataacgtttccaaaacttatttgttttgcgagattggtttgatacagcctgagctacgcttgattttgtgttttttacggtactgaaaaccggctcaacggggttaaaatcagtgatgtctcccctcatacctgattttacttaaaaaccatcgcatcttctcgctctcgacgggatgtttatggactccgcataacgtttccaaaacttatttgttttgcgagattggtttgatacagcctgagctacgctttttttgtgttccatgCTATGCTTTGCTGGGTTTAGGAGATGCAGCTTATCATGcacgaagtgtttttttttttttttgaaacgaGGATTCAATCTCCAAAATAAATATCGACTGCaagcgaaattgaaataaaagagtGCGAGCAGCAAAATGGGGAAAACGTAGCCATAactcaaataaattgaacacgAGTGATATAGTTTTAacaattgtttatttgcatgcatttattttaaatgaaaaagctatatctacatttgcatgcacttatttattatatggcatgcattactttaaattgaacgtggttagtcatttttgcatgcattaaattatttgaaggcatgcattaataatatttaaattaatttttcatattaaaataGTGTGAGCGCGTGGacgctcgacgacgacgatgagttGTTCGGTTTTCTACGTTTAGCACAACTGTTGTGCTGATCCACATGATGGCCAAAAAGGGATGCATCGTCCAGCGCCGTCGACTCCGCAATCGGCAAGTCGTGGAAATCATCGTCGCTGCATCTGGCCTGGTCTTCGTCCACCACTTGAGTTTTCGGTAGCACAGCCTGCATGTACCGATCCAGCTCCTCCCACTCCGCCTGCCtctgaaaagatgaacatgtATCAATATACGCCATATGTTCGGTGATGTATCTAATCAGGGCGTCCTGGTGTTCTCTCTCGAATGCTGTTTTGCGGACTGTTggcagtcggtggaatcgctTCCTTGCAGCCCGGTGACACCTCGCTGCTGTATATGGTGGTTTATGTTGGCCGTACTTTGCGACGAAGTAATCAATTGTAGTGAGTGGAACGGATTGgggctttccgtttgcctcgtcaaacagccgcttttcttcctttgtaagccggtggttttccgaacgcgatgCTTCGATGATATAAGGCAGTTTCGTGGCAGGATCAGCATGCTTCCACAGCTTTTTCCGGTCGGCGCAAGTCagatttaaggtgctttgttgttttgtaaaaatattgtaaggtgttatggtgcggtttgctatcttgttgtatgttgttttggtttggttctggTAGctagaaataatcaaaacaaaacaaacaatacaatCAATGAAAACCAAGGCACCTTTTGGTTGATTATTTAAGACTTACGAaaattgttgcattttttgttgtgtagTTTTCGGCGTGTCGCCCAAACACTCCCGGACTCCTTTCTTCTGCACgatgcagagcatttcgtccagCGTCCGATACGCGTCGACTCtctgcaacaacatttttgtcgCCTTCTTTGCTTCTTCGGGCGTATGGTTGCCTACAGCGACGCGAGTCCAATTTATTTGCTGAATCCGGTCGTCTGCTTTCTTCTCGTCCTCCGCTGGCAAAATTGCTCGAAGCTGGTGGACCAAATCATCGTACTCGGCTACCGTCCACTGTTCGGCAGGAACGTTACCGATATTCGCACATTGTTCGGTCTCCGCCGATCCGAACATATCCTCAGTAGCGTTTATCCAACTCAAGGCCATTTTCTGCacgaaactttttattttttctgtagTAAATTGGTTGAGTTTGCTTCTTTCGTCCGTAGGAAGGCGTCTGTAAAATGGCGTCGTTTTTTTCGGCAGGTACATTGAGTCGATTCTCTGTCCTGCTTCCCGAAATGTCAGTTGAACGAAAAGgagttattaatttttcaatagctcacaaacaaaatcaagaaaacgttgttTCTTTCAGCGTAAATGTTCCAGTATTGTTGCGGTCATGTGGAAGAATcatcattaaattaaatataacgGCCAGAGTGAGCaacttatttcaaaacaagaataatttaaaatttgttcgttGGTTTTCATTATTCTCGTTGGAGAACTGAACCCACAATTTGTAAACACGACAAAATGGAAGACAATTGTCAAAAAGTCAACTTCATACggaataattatttgtttctgctgtaacagatttttttttaatttacgtcTGCgcatatataataaaaatgaagcttTTGGTCTCTaaaataccattccaaaaatatataatcaTACGAGATCGGGTTCTTACAACCAGACTTATTTccggttttgtggtttttccgaTATCAGCAGTGATGACCAGTACCATGGTGCACCTACGATGAACCGCaatcttaaaaatatgttctttcaACATTTATCTTTCTCCTGCTTTCTTAGAAATACGTCCTATGATAacgaattaataatttttcaattaataaaaaacaatgttctgtttctagcaaaaaaacaagaaatgaaattattttattcgttgCTCATCGAAgacctacttgaagaactgaacacgtattttgtaaacatggtttcattgaaaccaccttcatacgttgttgaaataatggttcgtttctgctacaaaatactttttttaatctgcATCCGACCatatcgaaataaaaaaagttttcttggtccgcaatttaccattccaaaaatatataacaatgcgagatcggttgcaaacaacacaacttattcccgGATTCGCTTATTTGACAAAatacagctcaccggaatcgccttcggtaaagtttacccgtagaaatgtgttctttaattataCATCTTCATTCTATTTGTTTGTCGTCAGTGCTCAAACTCgagataaatatgttttaatttttcaataacaaAGTACTATTTTAagcatgaaaacataaaataaaataatttttttattgatattcGACCTCCTACTTGAAGAACTTAACCcgtattttgtaaacatggtttcattgaaaccatCTTCATACGTTGTTGAATAAATGGTTCGTTTGTGCtacaaaagactttttttaatatgcatctgaccatatcgaaatgaaaaaagttttcttggtccgcaatttaccattccaaaaatatataataatgcgagatcggttgcaaacaactTAACTTATAcccggatttgtttatttgacaaaatacagctcaccggaatcaacttcggtaaagtttacccgtAGAATTGTGTTCTTTAAATATACATCTTCAGCCTATTTGCTTGTCGTCAGTGCTCGAACTCGAGAAAATTATGttctaatttttcaaaaacaaagtactatttcaagcattaaaacatgaaattaaattattgtttttattgagctATGACcacctacttgaagaactgaacccgcattttgtaaacatggtttcattgaaaccaccttcatacgttgttgaaataatggttcgtttctgctacaaaagacgttttttaatcttcatctgaccatatcgaaatgaaataagttttctcgGTCTTCAATTTAccattataaaaatatataataatgcgagatcggttgcaaacaacacaacttattcccgtattggcttatttgacaatatacagctcaccggaatcaccttcggtaaagtttacccgcagaaatgtgttctttaattataaatcTTCATCCTATTTGCTTGTCGTCAGTGTTCGGACTtgagataattatgttttaatttttcaaaaacaaagtactatttctagcattaaaacatgaaattaaattattttttttattgatctacgaccacctacttgaagaactgaacccgcattttgtaaacatgctgACGAAGAAGACAATTGccaaagaggacacttcatacggtaattaattttgtatttgtttctgcgcttaaaaacatatttttaatcagcATCTGACCAaatcgaaattaaataaatcttcttcgtctctatttaacctttccaaaaatatatcatcATACGGGACAGGTTGCGAAAAACTCGACATATTcccggttttgtttatttgatgaTATAAGCGGCTTGACCGGGAAGACCTTCAATGAAGTGTATCggtagaaatgttttctttcagcttTCATGTTCGTTCCCAAAATGATTAACGCAACAACCCGCAATAACTGTGCTTGCATATAATTTCCGTTCAATCcgaatttattattatcctTAAAAAGAAATCACACGCATTGTCAATGCGACACATCCGATTCATGattgtcaaataaaaacagaacacaCCTCTTCTCTTCACTCGTTGGAGAATTGTAAGTTTGTCAATTTCCTTAGCAGGTGCAGATTGTTATGACGACATTAAAATACAGTGAAAAATGAATGcaactttgttttgattaaagcTTCTCATTactttacataaaaaacaGTTTGCCAGCCATGTCGGGAAATCGAAGTTCCCGCGGTCGACAGATGCTTCCCACAACGGCGAGGAAATGCTTGATTTCACCGAATCTGCGTTCGGCAGCCAGGGGCGTAGCACCAGCAGCGCCGGCAGCAAACCCGGTTGATTTCCGAGCACCGGTCACAGCTTGTACCAGCAAACCTAAAGATGACTTAAGTACGAAACTGTTGGAGCTAGATAGCACGTTGCTgaacgcggtcgatttggccagcatcgagaaaaaagtcaaacgtTCGAAGCCGCGTACCTCATGGGGCGGTGCAGCCGATCAACCGATCACGCCGTTTCGAAAACGTTCCAAATCAGTTGGAGGTAGGTGAACGCTTTATACGAGTGACAATAACGTAGGATTTAAGatactttttactttatttcaaaactgttttccTGTAACAGCCATTGAAAGAAGGCTTATGGCAAGTCCTCCGAAACTGCAAAAATCAGCTGTAAGTAGTCGAAAGATTTATgtgcttaaaatgaacatGGACGGTAGCGAGGTGCGCGACGGAGGGAGGGACAGTGGCTGTAATGAAAATCTAACATCAAATCGGTCAAACGTTGCAAACGAGGAAACTCCTCCGGTTCGTCCTCTGTGGtccggggtggaaaatgacgATGCTGAAATGCTACCATGTGGACAGGTACCGATCGCCAGCCATGATCAACTTGACACGGACGAAATAATCAAGGCTAAACTGAAACGGATCGGGTCCACCAAACCAGTAACGCACGTCGGTGATATGCTGCGAGAGAGTAACGGGTTCGAGGTGTACACAAACCAGGACATCTGTTCGCAGTACATGCGGCAAGACGAGTCCCTCGCTGATGAGGGGGTGGAGCGAATCGTCGCGATCGGTGCATCACAAATAGGTCATCCGGAGCGTCCGTCACATTTCCAGCAGGTAGCCGCTGAAGCCGAACGTACCTTCGAGCTGCAGAAGGTGAGCGAAGGGTTGCGGATTTTTGAAATCTGTGACCGTACGCTGCACGACATGACCAACATTGAGCCGATGGCGAATGCGATAGGCGAGGGAAGCTCGCGAATGAGGACCAGCAACTCGACCATAGCGGCCATCAATCGTGATGAGCGAATTTCAGATCAGACTACAAAGCCAAAGTTCACCGTACCCCACGTATCGTCGCTTTTCCTCGAGAAGGGTCCGTTCTTTGGGCTACCGAACAACGTTCGGCGAATGCTGCGAGACTTTCGTGGTATTGGCGAGCTGTACGATTGGCAGCAGGAGTGTCTGGACTTGCCGGCGATCGACGAGAGACGTAATTTGATCTACGCACTGCCAACGAGCGGTGGAAAGACACTGGTGGCGGAGATTCTTATGCTACGGGAGATTATTTGCCGCCTGCGGAACGTCATGTTCGTCGTGCCGTACGTTTCATCCGCTCAGGAGAAGCTGATCGCGCTCACTCCGTTCTCGATCGAGCTGCAGTTTTTATTGGAGGAGTACACCGGTGGTAGGGGACAATGTCCGCCGCACAAACGGCACAGAAAAAACACGATCTTTGTTTgtacgatcgaaaaatcgctcaTCCTCATGAACTCTCTCATCGAGGTGGGTCGCGCGGACGAGATCGGGCTGATCGTGATCGACGAACTGCATATGATTGGAGAGCAGCGACACGGGGGCACTCTGGAGATGTTGATCACCAAGGTGCAGTCGCTACGAGCCGGAATTCAGATCGTAGGAATGAGTGCTTCTATCGGAAACTTGGGTGAATTGGCCCGTTTCATGCTAGCCGACGTTTACTGTCGCGAAAATCGGCCGGTGGAGTTGAAGGAATACATCAAGTGGGGGGAAGATCTGTTCGAGGTTCGCAGCCAAGCCGAACGCATATTTGATGTGTTAGGAGAAAAGCGAAAGTTAGAGTTTAACTACGGTGAGGAACTGCGGCGGATCGACGTGGACCATGTGATTGGTCTGATCATGGAAGTAATCCCCAAGGGTtcgtgtttggtgttttgtcCTACCAGAAACAGGTGTGAAAGTTTGTGCGCCATGCTAGCGGCCAACTTGCCGGATTCATTTGCCCAGCACCGGGCAGAGGAAAAAGCGCAGATTATAAAGTCTCTCCAGGATGACGGGTCCGTTGCACCAATCCTTCCGCATTCGTTTCGTGTCGGGGTCGCGTAC
Proteins encoded in this region:
- the LOC131292373 gene encoding helicase POLQ-like; the protein is MSGNRSSRGRQMLPTTARKCLISPNLRSAARGVAPAAPAANPVDFRAPVTACTSKPKDDLSTKLLELDSTLLNAVDLASIEKKVKRSKPRTSWGGAADQPITPFRKRSKSVGAIERRLMASPPKLQKSAVSSRKIYVLKMNMDGSEVRDGGRDSGCNENLTSNRSNVANEETPPVRPLWSGVENDDAEMLPCGQVPIASHDQLDTDEIIKAKLKRIGSTKPVTHVGDMLRESNGFEVYTNQDICSQYMRQDESLADEGVERIVAIGASQIGHPERPSHFQQVAAEAERTFELQKVSEGLRIFEICDRTLHDMTNIEPMANAIGEGSSRMRTSNSTIAAINRDERISDQTTKPKFTVPHVSSLFLEKGPFFGLPNNVRRMLRDFRGIGELYDWQQECLDLPAIDERRNLIYALPTSGGKTLVAEILMLREIICRLRNVMFVVPYVSSAQEKLIALTPFSIELQFLLEEYTGGRGQCPPHKRHRKNTIFVCTIEKSLILMNSLIEVGRADEIGLIVIDELHMIGEQRHGGTLEMLITKVQSLRAGIQIVGMSASIGNLGELARFMLADVYCRENRPVELKEYIKWGEDLFEVRSQAERIFDVLGEKRKLEFNYGEELRRIDVDHVIGLIMEVIPKGSCLVFCPTRNRCESLCAMLAANLPDSFAQHRAEEKAQIIKSLQDDGSVAPILPHSFRVGVAYHHGRLTQDERRMIEDAFRAGILSVIVCTSTLAASVNLSAKRVIICSPYIGSDFFTLSRYKQMVGHAGRAGKRDTGDSILISAMRDIPQICEMFCSPLDFAESALLEDEGACLKSLVLGSIGLGLCKTRNALQAMVGSTLLAQQAKRREIDLEAITDETIVQLYQGNAIKATHDSCMRNPTNMVVQISAADGRSEEAVGQAFVRVHKTPSRPGKVFKTIDRTSPLEVINLGKAAIRAGFDIERAVRFYNEMQELGKRLCVLDEFDLLFLILLEDGLEVYFKIEDLIILTSKLSDALRKIAARYNISQVVIEKILKRRTVPDETMFLMQRFFRVLIVHDLWGQTDLQEVALKYRVSAGAIQTLMTAAAGTAHSLLRMCEEIPELWAFQHLLTGMTKRLTHYCKLELMPLMELPSMKLGRAKQLYRAGYTTLGSLARAKSKELVETIEYMNYRTANQLILSAKAKLMEQVDVLREQAEEYLSQMNR